DNA sequence from the Simiduia curdlanivorans genome:
ATTGCACCATTATCCTTCGGTGAGCCTTACTCCAAGGACTGACGAGCTGAACTTGAGGCCTATATTTGTGAATGCTCAGTCGAAATGGCTGTTGCTACCAGTTGGATGGATCTAGCATGGTTGTTTTTTTATTGTGCTGGCATTAAAATCTGCCGGCTTTTCATAATGGATGCTTTTTGACAGGGGACGGTTATAATACGCTCGCTTAGGATTCTATGGTTTTACATGGCTTGGTTTTTTGCAACCTGCCTTGCGGCTTCGTTTAACGTATTAGCTGCTGATAGCGCCTGCTCAGTCGCGAGCTACTACGAAGCACTCGATATAACACCCCAACAGGGTTATCAAAATGAGCAGAGCTGCCTGATAACAGAGCAGCTTATTGGTCAAGACCAATCAAATCTACAAATTGTTGAGGTCCATCGTGGAGCCGGCGATGAGTCCTCCGAAATTGCTTTGAGTTTGCACCTATCGGTTAACCAATTAATCAATAAGGTTTACCTAAAATCCACGCCCTTGCTATTGTTATCGAAAGACTTTAGTCGAGTGGAGGGCGAGCGACTTTGCTTGAAATTGCGTGAGCAAGGCTTTATGTCCGTCCGAGTATTAGTGGATGGAGTAAGGGCCTACAACAAGCTGCATCGACCTGAGAAATATACTAGCACGTCCACTGTCACGGCCAAGGAATTGATATTTGAGGCCGACAAAGGGGCAGTTGTTGTTATTGCTGAGTCTCGTGAAGTTATCGATAAATTAAAAAAGTTGGGCATGACTGCTTATTTAGTTAACGATGAGTTCGATTCATGGGTATTGCAACAAATAACTGATAACGGATTGTTGCCAGCTGTTTGGGTGTCCGATCGAGATATTATCAGTAACATTACAGCTAGATACGCTCAACATCCTAATTTTTATTTGTTGGCAGGTAGCGCCGACTCGCTGATCCGCTCACTTGATGAGCAGGAATGGGTTAATAGGAGGCGGGTGGGTGTACCAAATCGATATCAATGCTCTGCTAGCTAGCAAATGGAAATGGCCAGCTGCAATCATTATAGTTGTAATGACTTTATTGGCTTGTATTTACGCATTTACTTTTTTCCAGCCTTCTGCGATTTACTCCAAGCAGTTGACTTTACGCTACCAGTTTGAAGTTCGTAATTCGACCAATGAAAATCTTTCATCGGTAGCCTTGAGCATTTTTGCCCCACTAAAGAAAACACAATACCAACGTGTTGACGGGATTACCGCTTCACATGAGTTTGATGTGAGTTCAGACAATTTTGGCCAGCAAAAGTTAATTTTTAATGGAGTTTCGTTGCCACCCCATGGTGCGGATGTCATTACGATTACGTTAGCGGTAGCAATTCAGAAAGAAGGTAATCCAAAAATTACATTTGTTGCTGGGGATGCGTTGTTCGATGCGGAGCATGTTGATTTAGATGCGAGTTCTGTTGCTCTAACGTCTCTGGCTTTGGCTAAAAATGATGGGATAAATCCTCTGTCAATCTACAGATGGCTGAACACCAACATAACTAGCGTTGATTTTTTACCCGAAGACCGTGGTGCTGACTACGCCTTAACCTATCTTCGCGGTGATTGTACTGAATTTATGTACGCATTTCTTGCGTTGAGTCGGTTTAACGGTATTCCCTCGTGGGGTTACGCTGGCTTCGTAGTGGATGAGTCGGAAACGATTTTAAGGTCTGCGGCGTATCACAATTGGAATGAATTCTATTCCGAAGGTGGTTGGCATCTCGCTGATGCTCAGCGACAACAGTTTCGTACATCCGAAAAAATTTATTTGGCGTTCAGAGTTATTGGTCTTACAGACGGTTTAACCTCGAGCTCCAGCCATCGATATATTTCACACGATCCACGCATCGCTGTGCGTATGCTCTAATTTTCAAAGGCGAATAGATTAACAATGTTAAATCAAATACTAAATCGTAGTTTTGTGCTTTTAGCTCTGGTGTTTTCCATGAGCCTATCAGCAGATAATTTATTGATTAACAGTGATACAGTCATTTCCGCCAGCGATACAACCTATGACGGTCATATCGTTACGATTAACGGTGCAACTGTCACCATAGAGGGTTTTCACACTTTTGCAGAGCTGCACCTCATCAATAGTGCGGTTTTAACGCACGCACCTGCAGTAGAGGGTCAGCATGTTGGCATAGACGTTACTGCTAACACCATAGTGATTGATAAAAATTCAAAAATAGACGTCACCGGCAAAGGCTATTTACCGAATTCGAGTATTTCAACCAGCGGCTCGGGTAGTCATGGTGGCGCTGCAGGCGCTGCAGAAGGCCGTACTACTAATCCACTTTACGGCAGCCTGCATGAACCTCAGGCATTTGGTATCGGTGGGCGCAATGGTAGTTCGCCTGATGGCGATGAGAAAAACCGACGTGGCGGTGGTGCAATCAAAATCATTGCAGATACCCTTACCGTAGACGGCACGATCGCGGCCGACGGCCTAGATCGATCTTCCGGAATAGACGGCGCAGGTGCGGGCGGTTCCATTTGGTTGAATGTGGGTTTACTCAGAACCACATCCGCAAGCTTTAATTACCGTGTCCATGCCAATGGCGGCAACGGTTACCACTCAACATCCGCGGGTGCCGGTGGTGGCCGCATTGCTATCTATTACGATACCTTAGAAACATTTGCGATGGGTGGCTATGTTATTACTCAGGGAGGCAATGGCCTCCAATACGGGTCTCCGGGTTCTGTTTTTAGCCAAAACAAACAAACCGGCGCGCAAGAATTGCGGTTTGCTAGCCGCCATGATCCTGAAAAGGTAGCAACCTTTGATCTAACGGGTGACTATCGAAACTATAATTTATTAGTGGTTGGGGTAAACGTTAATGCTCATGACGTCACTCTTGGTTCTGCCTATTTCGGTTCGAGCAATTATTCGCCCAATATTTATCTAAACAATATTGTTGTTGATAATTTAGCAATAGACACCAGCGGGCATGTTACTTCTGCTGGCTCGATTAATATTACCAGCAGCTTTGATTTTGATCGCGCTCAAGTAGCGTCGATGAAAACCTGGTCTTTGCCTGCCAATAAAGATTTGGTGGTCGATAACTTCATTTACGAAATGCAAGGTGATGAAGTTTGGGACAGTCTCATTATTCAGAACACAGGTAAGGTTACCCATTCGGTTGGCGCGTTAACTGATTCAGGTGCAGATGGTGTTGTACTTAGCGCCACTAGTATCCACGTGAAATCAGGTGCGTCTATAGATGTCAGTGGTAAAGGCGCATTGCCTAACGCTGAGGTGTCTACCAGTGGCTCGGGAAGTCACGGCGGCGCTGCAGGTACGGTAGCTGAGCGCACTACCAATCCACTTTACGGCAGCCTGCATGAACCTCAGGCATTTGGTATCGGTGGGCGCAATGATAGTTCGCCTGATGGCGATGAGAAAAGCCGACGTGGCGGCGGTGCAATCAAAATCATTGCAGATACCCTTACCGTAGACGGCACGATCGCGGCCGACGGCCTAGATCGATCTTCCGGAATAGACGGCGCAGGTGCGGGCGGTTCCATTTGGTTGAATGTGGGTTTACTCAGAACCACATCCGCAAGCTTTAATTACCGTGTCCATGCCAATGGCGGCAACGGTTACCACTCAACATCCGCGGGTGCCGGTGGTGGCCGCATTGCTATCTATTACGATACCTTAGAAACCTTTGCGATGGGTGGCTATGTTATTGCTCAGGGAGGCAATGGCCTCCAATACGGGTCTCCGGGTTCTGTTTTTAGCCAAAACAAACAAACCGGCGCGCAAGAATTGCGGTTTGCTAGCCGCCATGATCCTGAAAAGGTAGCAACCTTTGATCTAACGGGTGACTATCGAAACTATAATTTATTAGTGGTTGGGGTAAACGTTAATGCTCATGACGTCACTCTTGGTTCTGCCTATTTCGGTTCGAGCAATTATTCGCCCAATATTTATCTAAACAATATTGTTGTTGATAATTTAGCAATAGACACCAGCGGGCATGTTACTTCTGCTGGCTCGATTAATATTACCAGCAGCTTTGATTTTGATCGCGCTCAAGTAGCGTCGATGAAAACCTGGTCTTTGCCTGCCAATAAAGATTTGGTGGTCGATAACTTCATTTACGAAATGCAAGGTGATGAAGTTTGGGACAGTCTCATTATTCAGAACACAGGTAAGGTTACCCATTCGGTTGGCGCGTTAACTGATTCAGGTGCAGATGGTGTTGTACTTAACGCCACTAGTATCCACGTGAAATCAGGTGCGTCTATAGATGTCAGTGGTAAAGGCGCATTGCCTAACGCTGAGGTGTCTACCAGTGGCTCGGGAAGTCACGGCGGCGCTGCAGGTACGGTAGCTGAGCGCACTACCAATCCACTTTACGGCAGCCTGCATGAACCTCAGGCATTTGGTATCGGTGGGCGCAATGATAGTTCGCCTGATGGCGATGAGAAAAACCGACGTGGCGGCGGTGCAATCAAAATCATTGCAGATACCCTTACCGTAGACGGCACGATCGCGGCCGACGGCCTAGATCGATCTTCCGGAATAGACGGCGCAGGTGCGGGCGGTTCCATTTGGTTGAATGTGGGTTTACTCAGAACCACATCAGCAAGCTTTAATTACCGTGTCCATGCCAATGGCGGCAACGGTTACCACTCAACATCCGCGGGTGCCGGTGGTGGCCGCATTGCTATCTATTACGATACCTTAGAAACCTTTGCGATGGGTGGCTATGTGATTGCTCAGGGAGGCAATGGCCTTCAATACGGGGCTCCGGGTTCTGTTTTTAGCCAAAACAAACAAACCGGCGCGCAAGAATTGCGGTTTGCTAGCCGCCATGATCCTGAAAAGGTGGCAACCTTTGACATTACTGGTAATTATCGAGACTACGACCTCCTGATTATCGGCGTCAATGTTGATGCCCACGATGCGTCATTTGGTTCTGCCTATTTCGGTTCTAGCAATTACGCCACGAATGTCAATTTAAGTAACATTAGTGTTGATAGCCTAGCCATTGATACCATCGGTCGCATCACTTCCACTGGCCTAGTTAGTATTGCCGTTAATTTTAATTTTGATCGCGCGCTAGTCCCCTCGATGAAAAACTGGTCTTTGCCTGCCGGTAAAACGCTTGTCGTCGATAACTTCACCTATGAAATGCAAGGCGATGAAACCTGGGACAGCGTTACGGTTCAAAACGCCGGCAAAATCACCCACGCCATCGGTGCCACCACAAATACTGGCGCTGAAGGTGTGGTGCTAACGGCGCAAACGATTGTAGTAAAAGCAGGCGCCTCCATAGATGTGACTGGCAAGGGCCATTGGCCCAACGAAGACGTAACTAACGGCGGAGCAGGTAGCCACGGTGGCGCGGCGGCTTACTATGAAGGTCGTACCAGTAATCTTGTCTATGGCGACTATAAAGAGCCTACACATTATGGAGTGGGCGGACGATATCTGAATTCTGAAAACCCTCACGCTTACAATACCCGTGGCGGTGGCTCAATCAAAGTTGTCGCCGATACGTTAACGTTGGATGGTTTAATTACAGCTAACGGTGGATCTTACGCTACAACGGCATCTGGCACAGGCGCCGGCGGTTCTATTTGGCTAGATATTGGAACCTTAAGAACCGATGTTATTTCTAACACCACACGTGTCACAGCCAAAGGTGGCCAATCCAACACAGGCCCAGCAGGCGGTGGTGGTCGAGTCGCCGTTTACTTTGATGCGGTAGAAGGCATCAATGTTGCCACCCAGATGTTTGCCGAAGGTGGCGTTTCCCATAATTACCATATCCAATATGGTTCACCCGGCACGGTATACAGCAAAAACAAAATCACTAACGAACAAGCGTTGCGCTTTGAAAATATCGGTGCAGCTATCGATAGACTTCCAACCTTAGATTTATCCGGTGATTACACCGGAATTGATCTAACCATATCCGGCATACAAGCCTATCTTCACGACATCACCTTCAAAGATTTTACCGCAGCACGTAATGCGGTGATTGGCAGCGGTAGTGGTGTGGTGATGTCCGGAATTATGAAATCCACCTCAGCCACGGTTCAATCCATGGCCAATTGGGTGCTCAGTGTTAACAAAGATTTAGTCGTCGATAACTTCACCTATGAAATGCAAGGCGATGAAACCTGGGACAGCGTTACGGTTCAAAACGCCGGCAAAATCACCCACGCCATTGGTGCCACAACCAATGCCGGTGCCGAAGGTGTTGTACTTACCGCAGACACAATCGACATTAAAGCAGGCGCCTCCATCGATGTGACCGGTAAAGGCCATTGGCCCAACGAGGACGTAACTAACGGCGGAGCAGGTAGCCACGGTGGCGCGGCGGCTTACTATGAAGGTCGTACCAGTAATCTTGTCTATGGCGACTATAAAGAGCCTACACATTATGGAGTGGGCGGACGATATCTGAATTCTGAAAACCCTCACGCTTACAATACCCGTGGCGGTGGCTCAATCAAAGTTGTCGCCGATACGTTAACGTTGGATGGTTTAATTACAGCTAACGGTGGATCTTACGCTACAACGGCATCTGGCACAGGCGCCGGCGGTTCTATTTGGCTAGATATTGGAACCTTAAGAACCGATGTTATTTCTAACACCACACGTGTCACAGCCAAAGGTGGCCAATCCAACACAGGCCCAGCAGGCGGTGGTGGTCGAGTCGCCGTTTACTTTGATGCGGTAGAAGGCATCAATGTTGCCACCCAGATGTTTGCCGAAGGTGGCGTTTCCCATAATTACCATATCCAATATGGTTCACCCGGCACGGTATACAGCAAAAACAAAATCACTAACGAACAAGCGTTGCGCTTTGAAAATATCGGTGCAGCTATCGATAGACTTCCAACCTTAGATTTATCCGGTGATTACACCGGAATTGATCTAACCATATCCGGCATACAAGCCTATCTTCACGACATCACCTTCAAAGATTTTACCGCAGCACGTAATGCGGTGATTGGCAGCGGTAGTGGTGTGGTGATGTCCGGAATTATGAAATCCACCTCAGCCACGGTTCAATCCATGGCCAATTGGGTGCTCAGTGTTAACAAAGATTTAGTCGTCGATAACTTCACCTATGAAATGCAAGGCGATGAAACCTGGG
Encoded proteins:
- a CDS encoding transglutaminase-like domain-containing protein, producing MYQIDINALLASKWKWPAAIIIVVMTLLACIYAFTFFQPSAIYSKQLTLRYQFEVRNSTNENLSSVALSIFAPLKKTQYQRVDGITASHEFDVSSDNFGQQKLIFNGVSLPPHGADVITITLAVAIQKEGNPKITFVAGDALFDAEHVDLDASSVALTSLALAKNDGINPLSIYRWLNTNITSVDFLPEDRGADYALTYLRGDCTEFMYAFLALSRFNGIPSWGYAGFVVDESETILRSAAYHNWNEFYSEGGWHLADAQRQQFRTSEKIYLAFRVIGLTDGLTSSSSHRYISHDPRIAVRML